Proteins co-encoded in one Sporosarcina sp. FSL K6-1522 genomic window:
- a CDS encoding SpaA isopeptide-forming pilin-related protein, whose amino-acid sequence MSKKLNIFAFMILLLGQIVLGPMATAYAEGEAPAVAPVEAPVVVQQEVPPPETKPIPPAPVEKTEPEPSLAPPEEKPEPSTPEQVEKTEPPTALESKPTPETSDSSITRTPPGLADSPSNKDQDKDNPLGGTVTVTKKDPTGKPVEGVKFHLTGPGGSGQYDKTVATDANGVAFFNNVHHGKMTLTEIVPTGSTICTENERTFVIADENSGKKHHTFTYVNAPAGMDCQGNVEPTGGPKLGVKKLFEGSNDKDLEAEFKLTSDKGYSKAGVEIDNGETKYFKDLPDGNYTLTETETEEGKGYVLMAPQNFEVKNGEIINGSLDSYNGNKEIVTITNKKKVKPIKPVKVSIVKTFEGGKTKDLKATFTLVCDDYTQSQTTNKDGKATFTDVPANSNCELTETNTPTGYQTVAPLSFETGVKDQTLPAINNKKKTKPVKVSIVKTFEGGKTKDLKATFTLVCDDYTQSQTTNKDGKATFTDVPANSNCELTETNTPTGYQTVAPLSFETGTKDKALDKITNKRTPKAQLIVTKTFENSHDNSLIANFTLVGDNGYSSGNVPITNGKNHSFGGLEPGTYILTEVNENSDNHSKVDPRTFVVDANGSITETTLVSKGYHPLPGSSKLSVKIVNLEIPKTPTATLTVNKTFEHGANQSLLEADFTLTSIGLGYSETQTVKGGESITFANLKPGTYSLTESKTPSGYLPFGIDTFTVKADGTFLHNNSHVYTKSIKNKKKTGSIAITKIDPNKKIFGIPKVLAGAKFKLVNNDTGEQWGDVQETLPVIGTTTFWHVPYGTYRLIEVKAPNGYVINDAYSEENGGFLITINDAVEAPIYVKNYEAETTPTAEITIEKNYQGLDETDFKADFTITGPEEYKQDVSIGGDGHTFGGLIPGDYTISETTSGSPDHDTVGDLTFTVSAENQIVDVTGTSDWVKYDGEAHKFTITNPKNPGEPKGTITIYKTFVGLEEGEVAPEVTINLLNSDKVTVDTAKIVDGIATFTVDYGSYYVEEVPLDGYTTTQDKGDKDKDVPIVIDADNKVDTVAITNTRIEQHGSLEVTKTGTDPDDPNKEKVIPLPGAQFTLMKDNQFYDYGGSNEWGADPFILTTGEDGKFTVSNLPPGEYELREISAPNGYKISDDSSWTITIVAGAQAEQPVFNELRTGTVTLTKTGDQEALLNGAVFDLYRGDPNGAHVRYVEDLTTAGTGDNAGRIVVEGLPIGDYYFVETKAPAGYMLDETPRKFTMTIEGNLLADVPVTNILGKGSAEFIKIDAADMVSEVPTPLKGAVFELWYEAAGTTGFKKIQTVTAEGDDVFHMKDLAFGKYYLVESKAPQYYVLDNKTEYPFEIAEGDGMQDITLNPITNEKGGDIVVKKVDAANTNRTLPGAVFELYRQGETPGSTIGEAIGTETTGDDGLATFKGLPYGKYTIKEIKAPAGYIITTAYTPVELSAEGEVSKTVTITNRRSGGGGGITPTPDPDPDPVDPDPQPETPDPDPDPDPVDPDPQPEGPGTDPDPEDPDPVDPDPQPEGPGTDPDPEDPDPQPEGPDGESVVPQPEKPIKVVEQPRAKVPSKEAKVLPRTGEGMMYELLITGLLAMVLGGWLLFGRRKRKESKQQ is encoded by the coding sequence ATGTCGAAGAAGTTAAACATTTTTGCCTTTATGATTTTGTTATTAGGTCAAATTGTCTTAGGCCCTATGGCGACGGCGTATGCAGAGGGAGAAGCACCAGCAGTCGCACCAGTTGAGGCACCGGTAGTTGTGCAGCAAGAAGTGCCACCGCCCGAAACAAAACCGATACCACCAGCGCCAGTAGAAAAAACGGAGCCGGAACCATCGCTAGCACCGCCAGAAGAAAAACCAGAACCATCAACACCAGAGCAAGTAGAAAAAACGGAACCACCTACAGCACTGGAGTCAAAACCGACACCAGAAACATCTGATTCGTCAATAACTAGAACGCCGCCAGGACTGGCGGATTCACCGAGCAATAAAGATCAAGATAAAGATAATCCGTTGGGTGGTACCGTGACTGTCACGAAAAAAGATCCCACTGGTAAACCTGTCGAGGGTGTAAAATTTCATTTGACAGGTCCGGGAGGTTCGGGGCAGTATGATAAAACTGTGGCGACAGATGCAAATGGGGTAGCGTTTTTTAACAACGTACACCATGGGAAAATGACGCTAACGGAAATAGTGCCTACAGGATCTACGATATGTACAGAGAATGAAAGGACATTTGTAATTGCAGATGAGAATTCAGGGAAAAAACATCACACGTTCACTTATGTAAATGCACCAGCTGGAATGGATTGTCAGGGTAATGTTGAACCGACAGGCGGCCCGAAGCTAGGTGTTAAGAAGCTATTCGAGGGATCGAATGATAAAGATTTAGAAGCTGAATTTAAATTAACTAGTGATAAAGGTTATTCCAAAGCGGGAGTAGAAATCGATAACGGAGAAACTAAATATTTTAAAGACTTACCAGATGGCAATTACACACTTACAGAAACCGAAACAGAAGAAGGAAAAGGCTACGTGTTGATGGCACCACAGAACTTCGAAGTGAAGAATGGTGAAATTATCAACGGTAGTTTAGACAGTTATAACGGAAATAAAGAGATTGTAACGATTACGAATAAGAAAAAGGTTAAACCTATAAAACCTGTAAAAGTGAGCATCGTGAAAACGTTTGAAGGTGGAAAGACTAAGGATTTAAAAGCTACATTCACATTGGTTTGTGACGATTATACGCAGAGCCAAACAACTAATAAAGATGGGAAAGCTACCTTTACAGATGTACCAGCAAACAGTAACTGTGAACTGACGGAGACGAATACGCCGACTGGCTATCAAACTGTTGCACCATTGTCATTTGAAACGGGTGTAAAAGATCAAACACTTCCAGCAATTAATAACAAGAAAAAGACTAAACCTGTAAAAGTGAGCATCGTAAAAACGTTTGAAGGTGGAAAGACTAAGGATTTAAAAGCTACATTCACATTGGTTTGTGACGATTATACGCAGAGCCAAACAACTAATAAAGATGGGAAAGCTACCTTTACAGATGTACCAGCAAACAGTAACTGTGAGCTGACAGAAACGAATACGCCGACTGGCTATCAAACTGTTGCACCATTGTCATTTGAAACGGGTACAAAAGACAAAGCACTTGATAAGATTACAAACAAGAGAACACCAAAAGCACAACTAATCGTTACAAAGACATTCGAAAACTCGCATGATAATTCGCTAATTGCGAACTTTACGTTGGTTGGTGACAATGGGTATAGCAGTGGGAATGTACCGATTACCAATGGAAAGAACCATTCATTTGGGGGCTTGGAACCAGGAACGTATATACTTACGGAAGTAAATGAGAATAGTGATAATCATAGCAAAGTAGACCCGCGAACATTCGTGGTAGATGCTAATGGTTCTATCACAGAAACAACACTAGTTAGTAAAGGGTATCACCCACTACCGGGATCATCTAAGCTATCGGTAAAGATTGTCAATCTGGAAATTCCGAAAACGCCAACAGCAACTCTAACAGTCAATAAAACATTCGAACATGGAGCAAATCAGTCCTTACTAGAAGCGGATTTTACACTAACAAGTATTGGACTTGGTTACAGCGAAACGCAAACAGTTAAAGGTGGCGAGTCGATTACATTTGCGAACTTGAAGCCAGGAACGTATTCATTAACTGAATCAAAGACGCCTAGTGGCTACTTGCCGTTTGGAATCGACACTTTTACAGTTAAAGCAGATGGAACGTTCTTGCATAATAATTCGCACGTGTATACTAAGTCTATTAAAAACAAGAAGAAGACTGGTTCAATTGCTATTACTAAAATCGATCCGAATAAAAAGATTTTTGGTATCCCTAAAGTTTTAGCAGGAGCAAAATTTAAACTCGTTAATAATGATACAGGGGAACAATGGGGTGACGTGCAAGAGACTTTACCAGTAATAGGAACGACTACATTTTGGCACGTACCGTACGGCACGTACCGACTAATTGAGGTTAAAGCGCCAAATGGTTATGTGATTAACGACGCTTATTCAGAAGAAAATGGTGGTTTCCTTATTACGATTAATGATGCTGTAGAAGCCCCGATTTATGTGAAAAATTATGAAGCTGAAACAACACCGACAGCAGAAATAACTATTGAAAAGAACTATCAAGGTTTGGATGAGACGGATTTCAAAGCTGATTTTACGATAACAGGTCCAGAAGAGTATAAACAAGACGTATCAATTGGTGGAGACGGTCATACCTTCGGTGGCCTAATACCAGGCGACTACACAATTAGTGAAACGACTTCGGGTAGTCCGGATCATGATACAGTAGGTGACCTAACATTTACTGTGAGTGCAGAAAATCAGATTGTAGATGTAACAGGCACCTCTGACTGGGTAAAGTATGACGGGGAAGCGCATAAATTTACAATCACAAATCCAAAGAACCCTGGGGAGCCAAAAGGCACCATCACCATTTATAAAACATTTGTAGGACTTGAAGAAGGAGAAGTAGCACCAGAGGTCACCATTAATTTATTGAATAGCGATAAAGTGACGGTGGACACAGCTAAGATTGTTGATGGAATAGCAACATTTACAGTAGATTACGGTAGCTATTATGTTGAGGAAGTTCCATTGGATGGCTATACAACTACTCAAGACAAAGGTGACAAAGATAAAGATGTCCCGATTGTTATTGATGCGGACAATAAAGTGGATACGGTAGCTATAACGAATACCCGAATAGAACAACATGGTTCGTTGGAAGTTACAAAAACAGGTACTGATCCAGACGATCCGAACAAAGAGAAGGTAATACCATTACCAGGAGCACAGTTCACTTTAATGAAAGATAACCAATTTTACGATTATGGTGGAAGCAATGAATGGGGGGCTGACCCATTCATTCTAACAACCGGGGAAGATGGAAAGTTTACAGTAAGTAATTTGCCACCAGGAGAATACGAGTTAAGGGAAATCTCTGCTCCTAACGGTTACAAAATAAGTGACGACAGCTCTTGGACAATTACAATTGTAGCGGGTGCGCAAGCAGAACAACCTGTGTTCAATGAACTCCGAACGGGAACGGTCACACTTACTAAAACAGGCGATCAAGAAGCTCTTCTAAATGGTGCAGTTTTCGACTTGTATAGAGGAGATCCGAATGGCGCGCATGTACGGTATGTAGAAGATTTGACAACGGCAGGAACCGGCGATAACGCTGGTCGAATTGTTGTGGAAGGTCTGCCTATAGGAGATTACTACTTCGTGGAGACGAAAGCACCTGCTGGCTATATGTTAGATGAGACGCCAAGAAAATTCACCATGACGATAGAAGGGAATTTACTTGCAGATGTTCCTGTGACAAATATTCTAGGAAAAGGCTCTGCTGAATTTATCAAAATAGATGCAGCAGATATGGTAAGTGAAGTACCAACTCCACTGAAAGGTGCGGTGTTTGAATTATGGTATGAAGCAGCCGGCACCACAGGCTTCAAGAAAATTCAAACAGTAACTGCTGAAGGTGATGACGTCTTCCATATGAAGGATCTCGCTTTCGGGAAATATTACCTAGTTGAAAGCAAGGCACCACAGTATTATGTGCTGGATAACAAGACGGAATATCCATTTGAAATTGCTGAAGGTGACGGAATGCAAGACATTACGCTCAATCCAATCACAAACGAAAAAGGCGGCGACATTGTTGTGAAAAAAGTCGACGCTGCCAACACGAACAGGACTTTGCCGGGAGCAGTATTTGAGCTTTACCGTCAAGGAGAGACGCCTGGTAGTACAATTGGAGAGGCAATTGGTACGGAAACAACAGGCGATGATGGGCTTGCTACATTCAAAGGTCTACCTTATGGAAAATACACGATTAAAGAAATTAAGGCACCAGCTGGCTATATAATAACAACAGCATATACGCCAGTAGAACTATCAGCAGAAGGTGAAGTATCGAAAACCGTTACAATTACAAATAGAAGATCTGGTGGCGGTGGCGGAATAACGCCTACTCCGGACCCAGATCCAGATCCGGTTGATCCAGACCCGCAGCCTGAAACACCAGACCCAGACCCAGACCCAGACCCAGTTGATCCGGATCCACAACCAGAAGGTCCAGGAACAGACCCAGATCCGGAAGACCCAGATCCAGTTGATCCGGATCCACAACCGGAAGGTCCAGGAACAGACCCAGATCCGGAAGATCCAGATCCGCAACCAGAAGGTCCGGACGGAGAATCGGTTGTTCCGCAACCGGAAAAACCGATTAAAGTAGTTGAACAGCCGAGAGCGAAAGTGCCAAGTAAAGAAGCGAAAGTGCTACCACGTACGGGTGAGGGCATGATGTATGAGCTACTCATCACAGGTCTCCTCGCTATGGTTCTCGGTGGTTGGTTACTCTTTGGTAGAAGGAAAAGAAAGGAATCTAAGCAACAGTAA
- a CDS encoding ATP-binding protein, producing the protein MKINVAIIISLAIFVFTFLGVYHVAPTSNKDTLMVLDAALVSGYLMLGLFYLGAYIQQRKDLFQLYFSLYCITQGLYVSTLNEQLISLVMDELTSEALNGIQLYLIHIVALFFMLYAYRFFQQYARKQTVIFLSVLLGLQGTLFGLLQVNEWLLSGLPLLYKDAVMISGLSISNLYIIFILIKAVIGHKEGVEYLVVIVTTFICHGMLIGLNFLLASPVGYLHVVLFVIMTISVSLLMGHRFHTAYLQVEQLSQNLLIYDRLKDEFIINTSQELQAPLHDMIQVSKSLMEGTAGPLRSKQQERVLHIHNVGKRLALIVEQFVDVSKIKQGERSVEPTLVDLRCIDDVLKEIRYLLPHSYPVAIRNEVVAPTPFIYADEQRVKQIIFNLMNNAVQHTTQGTITISAEVKEQDMHITVADTGSGIAKAHVGHIFTPYYQVDNMEKVATEGLEMGLSITKQLVELSGGSIWAQSVYDEGSRFTFTLPLATPEQIIVRTTQNSVIGSDNTREQPLGISKLKLPQKIIGTNRATVLVVDDDHKNLDVLIELVGSLDYTVIAVDNGPDAMAMLERNVIDLMIVDLIMPGYVVCKQVRQAYDLVELPIVILTEGAKSTDFVTAMKVGANDFLRKPLLPEELKVKIASLVAMKRAAQQSIHDELSNFHAQIAPHFLYNTLNTIIALTYKDTEKAREALQHLATYFRAKLDFYSQNTVVLLEQELDLVQSYVAIEQMRYGDRLIVNYAIDEQVKARIPSLTIQPLVENAIRHGISKKDTVGTLGISVQQQGGDVVIRIEDDGVGMSEEKQAALLNNTNGGIGFVNSFNKLKLVKNAQFSLESAEGKGTTITIILPGVKNSEGRVNR; encoded by the coding sequence ATGAAAATAAATGTCGCAATAATCATATCATTGGCAATTTTCGTGTTTACGTTTTTAGGTGTGTATCACGTAGCGCCAACATCTAACAAGGATACGCTGATGGTGTTAGATGCAGCGCTTGTTTCAGGCTATTTGATGTTAGGGTTATTTTATCTAGGTGCTTATATCCAACAACGCAAGGATCTCTTTCAGCTTTACTTCAGCTTGTATTGCATCACACAAGGCTTATATGTTTCCACATTAAACGAACAATTAATCAGTCTCGTAATGGATGAGCTGACGAGCGAAGCGCTTAATGGCATTCAACTTTACCTCATTCATATTGTCGCCCTATTTTTTATGCTCTATGCGTATCGTTTTTTTCAACAATATGCTAGAAAACAAACAGTCATTTTCTTAAGTGTACTCTTAGGTCTTCAAGGGACGTTATTTGGTCTCCTGCAAGTGAACGAATGGTTGCTAAGTGGTCTTCCACTACTGTATAAAGACGCTGTCATGATTTCGGGGCTTAGCATTAGCAATCTATACATTATTTTCATTTTAATCAAAGCAGTCATCGGCCACAAAGAAGGCGTTGAATACTTAGTCGTCATCGTGACAACTTTCATCTGTCATGGCATGTTAATTGGTTTGAACTTTTTGCTTGCTAGTCCCGTTGGCTATTTACATGTCGTGTTGTTTGTCATTATGACGATTAGCGTGTCGCTACTGATGGGGCATCGTTTCCATACGGCTTATTTACAAGTAGAGCAGCTATCCCAAAACTTACTCATTTACGATCGGTTAAAGGATGAATTTATCATCAATACTTCCCAAGAACTACAAGCCCCATTGCATGACATGATTCAAGTCTCGAAGTCATTAATGGAAGGAACAGCAGGACCGCTGCGCTCAAAGCAACAGGAACGCGTGCTACACATACATAATGTCGGCAAGCGTTTAGCGCTAATCGTGGAGCAATTCGTAGACGTTAGCAAAATCAAACAAGGGGAACGAAGCGTCGAACCAACATTAGTAGATTTGCGATGCATTGACGATGTCTTGAAGGAAATCCGTTATTTGCTGCCTCACTCCTATCCAGTCGCCATTCGGAATGAAGTCGTCGCCCCTACGCCATTCATCTATGCGGATGAACAACGCGTGAAGCAAATAATCTTTAACTTAATGAACAATGCGGTTCAGCATACGACACAAGGCACAATTACCATTTCGGCAGAGGTGAAAGAGCAGGACATGCACATTACGGTTGCGGATACAGGCAGTGGCATTGCAAAAGCGCATGTGGGGCATATCTTTACGCCGTATTATCAAGTAGACAATATGGAGAAAGTGGCCACGGAAGGACTTGAAATGGGGCTGTCGATTACAAAGCAGCTTGTTGAATTATCGGGGGGGAGCATTTGGGCACAATCGGTGTACGATGAAGGCTCACGCTTTACGTTTACGTTGCCGTTAGCGACACCAGAGCAAATTATTGTACGAACTACTCAAAATAGTGTGATAGGATCCGATAATACTAGGGAGCAGCCACTAGGTATTTCGAAGTTGAAACTGCCACAAAAAATCATTGGGACAAATCGAGCAACGGTTCTCGTTGTAGACGATGATCATAAAAACCTTGATGTGCTCATTGAACTGGTTGGATCACTGGATTACACGGTTATTGCTGTCGACAATGGTCCAGATGCGATGGCAATGCTTGAGCGTAACGTCATCGATTTGATGATTGTGGATTTAATAATGCCTGGCTACGTAGTATGTAAACAAGTTCGACAAGCTTATGATTTAGTGGAGCTTCCCATCGTTATCTTGACGGAGGGAGCGAAATCAACCGATTTTGTGACAGCTATGAAAGTAGGAGCGAATGACTTCTTGCGCAAGCCGCTGTTACCAGAGGAACTGAAGGTCAAAATCGCCTCACTCGTTGCGATGAAGCGAGCGGCCCAACAGTCGATTCATGATGAATTGAGTAATTTTCACGCGCAAATTGCGCCCCATTTTTTATATAATACGTTAAATACAATTATTGCGTTAACCTATAAAGATACCGAAAAAGCGAGAGAAGCTTTGCAGCATTTGGCGACCTATTTTAGAGCGAAATTAGATTTTTACTCTCAAAACACGGTAGTTTTATTGGAACAGGAGCTGGATTTGGTTCAGTCTTATGTGGCCATTGAACAGATGCGCTACGGAGATCGGCTCATCGTCAACTATGCGATAGACGAGCAGGTGAAGGCAAGGATACCGTCGTTGACCATTCAGCCGCTTGTGGAAAATGCGATTCGACATGGGATTTCCAAAAAAGATACTGTGGGAACATTAGGCATCTCCGTTCAGCAACAAGGGGGCGATGTAGTCATTCGAATTGAAGATGACGGCGTGGGTATGTCGGAAGAAAAACAAGCTGCGCTATTGAATAATACAAATGGTGGTATTGGCTTTGTCAATTCGTTCAACAAGCTAAAATTGGTGAAGAATGCACAATTTAGCTTGGAAAGTGCTGAGGGGAAGGGCACAACAATTACAATCATCTTACCGGGAGTGAAGAACAGTGAAGGTCGTGTTAATCGATGA
- a CDS encoding response regulator, translating into MKVVLIDDEQLAIDVLEIVIGEMKNVEIVGTFTDAKQAYREMEQLAVDVVFLDMEMGNIHGLEFAEELMTKYPRVEVVFVTAHPQYALEAFEVNAIDYLLKPVKKERLQKTIVKLQEKLALYANNQTVAGDANVRLFAQTMGGFRLLDHQNREVRWRTKKVKELFIYLWHHKEQESHRTRIMEELWSEMPDEKAATLMHTTVYQLRKRIKEIGIDNPISLVNERYVLNVDVQSDLTEIEGMLQTTEMSRSTIEKLIELYQGDFLEDEHYQWALPTQQKMKQSFLHYLEQFIMQVIDDKKQSYYIEICLEKMIQMEPYNERVVYLLLNHFGKMSKMQKMVALFHEFKAKWIEDLGIDVPKEIVSIYAEHLKK; encoded by the coding sequence GTGAAGGTCGTGTTAATCGATGATGAGCAGTTAGCGATCGATGTACTAGAAATCGTCATAGGGGAAATGAAAAACGTTGAAATTGTTGGGACATTTACTGATGCTAAACAAGCTTATCGAGAGATGGAGCAGCTTGCCGTTGATGTGGTCTTTTTAGATATGGAGATGGGCAATATACATGGGCTGGAGTTTGCAGAGGAATTAATGACGAAGTACCCTCGAGTGGAGGTGGTCTTTGTTACGGCCCATCCGCAATACGCGCTGGAAGCATTTGAAGTGAATGCCATCGACTATTTGTTAAAGCCGGTGAAAAAAGAGCGACTGCAAAAAACGATTGTCAAATTACAAGAGAAATTAGCGCTTTATGCAAATAACCAAACTGTTGCAGGAGATGCTAACGTACGATTATTTGCACAGACAATGGGCGGTTTTCGCTTGTTGGACCATCAAAACCGCGAAGTTCGGTGGCGGACGAAAAAGGTTAAGGAGCTTTTTATTTATCTATGGCATCATAAGGAACAGGAAAGCCATCGCACACGCATTATGGAAGAACTGTGGAGTGAAATGCCTGACGAAAAGGCGGCAACACTCATGCATACGACGGTCTATCAGTTGCGGAAACGCATTAAAGAAATTGGCATCGACAATCCGATTTCTTTAGTTAATGAACGATATGTATTGAATGTCGACGTTCAAAGTGACTTGACAGAGATAGAAGGGATGTTGCAAACGACAGAAATGTCTCGTTCGACAATTGAAAAGCTCATTGAACTCTACCAAGGAGATTTTTTGGAGGACGAGCATTACCAGTGGGCATTGCCGACCCAACAAAAAATGAAACAATCATTTTTACACTATTTGGAACAGTTCATTATGCAAGTCATTGATGATAAAAAACAGTCGTATTATATTGAAATTTGTTTGGAAAAGATGATTCAAATGGAACCTTATAATGAACGTGTTGTCTATTTGTTGCTCAATCATTTCGGCAAAATGAGCAAGATGCAGAAAATGGTCGCTTTATTCCATGAATTTAAGGCGAAGTGGATAGAGGATTTAGGGATTGATGTCCCGAAAGAGATTGTCAGTATTTACGCAGAACATTTAAAAAAATAG
- a CDS encoding class D sortase — translation MRRAIGILLLIVGGALVFYPQIEKIRYDTEQQKLVDSFEQLGQTELIQQLSTSSEEVDTIEATSDKGQQVLTEGVTGIIRIDSIDLEMAIFADATPNSLSKGAGIVDAKKQFAVNNVGLAGHRALASGKQFNRLDEIRENDVIEVTTAVGNLQYEVTRTFVVHKSDVSVLEDQDKPLITLVTCTPLGRSNPPDRLIVQAELKQ, via the coding sequence TTGCGTAGAGCAATAGGCATACTTTTGTTGATAGTTGGGGGAGCGCTAGTTTTTTATCCTCAAATCGAGAAGATTCGCTATGATACGGAGCAACAAAAATTAGTAGACAGCTTTGAACAACTTGGACAGACAGAACTGATTCAACAGCTATCGACATCATCTGAAGAGGTAGACACCATAGAAGCGACATCGGACAAAGGGCAGCAAGTTTTAACGGAAGGTGTAACAGGAATTATTCGGATTGACAGCATTGACTTGGAAATGGCTATTTTTGCAGATGCGACTCCGAATAGTCTTAGTAAAGGCGCGGGTATTGTGGATGCGAAAAAGCAATTTGCGGTGAACAATGTCGGTTTGGCGGGCCATCGAGCACTGGCAAGCGGTAAGCAGTTCAATCGGTTAGACGAGATTCGAGAAAACGATGTGATTGAAGTCACAACAGCTGTAGGAAACCTTCAATATGAAGTCACCCGCACATTTGTGGTCCACAAATCAGACGTATCTGTGTTAGAAGATCAAGACAAACCACTCATTACACTCGTGACATGCACGCCACTCGGTCGATCCAACCCACCCGATCGACTCATTGTACAAGCAGAATTGAAGCAATGA
- a CDS encoding DUF5050 domain-containing protein encodes MKKQLLSLSLALALASTTFISSPASANTATAPVQAPITTLSTYATDYANSYEMIRSALVNNETFGQFDPTEISSKEIGTLIRQIVQENPDILYYKSASVWASGKIQFNYYLPADVMKKNRAALDAKVEQVLKSINKPKASDYDKVKAVHDYLVLNTSYDHVNQQKKTIPADSYTAHGALIGGTAVCDGYTKAAQLLLNRLGVENHYVVGNIKDGLHSWNQVKINGKYYFMDITWDDPVPNKPGQIEYNYFLVTSEQLRKDHSWVEKSWPVATDKQYSYFADFKNPIENGNFFYYSSKADNHKLYRISKDGKNKQRVNNVRAPYFSIAGNSIYFSNYSSGGHLYKMNLDGTKPVKLNSIHSINLSLNGNVLHFTNNATKAAMKMTIK; translated from the coding sequence ATGAAAAAACAACTATTATCTCTATCACTCGCCCTAGCCCTTGCCTCTACAACTTTCATCAGCAGCCCTGCCTCGGCAAATACAGCGACTGCACCTGTACAAGCCCCCATCACAACATTATCCACATATGCCACTGACTACGCTAACTCTTACGAAATGATTCGTTCCGCACTCGTAAACAACGAAACGTTTGGTCAATTCGATCCAACTGAGATTTCTTCTAAAGAAATTGGCACATTGATCCGACAAATCGTACAGGAAAATCCAGACATCCTTTACTATAAATCAGCATCTGTATGGGCAAGTGGTAAAATCCAATTCAACTACTACCTACCAGCGGATGTGATGAAAAAGAACCGTGCAGCACTAGACGCTAAAGTCGAACAAGTACTAAAAAGCATCAACAAACCGAAAGCTTCTGACTACGACAAAGTAAAAGCGGTCCATGACTACCTCGTCTTGAACACTTCTTATGACCATGTCAACCAACAGAAAAAAACGATTCCTGCCGATTCTTACACAGCTCACGGCGCACTTATAGGTGGTACCGCAGTATGTGACGGCTATACAAAAGCGGCCCAACTATTGCTCAACCGCCTCGGCGTTGAAAACCATTACGTCGTCGGAAACATTAAAGACGGCTTGCACTCTTGGAACCAAGTAAAAATCAATGGCAAATACTACTTCATGGACATTACATGGGATGATCCAGTTCCAAATAAACCTGGTCAAATCGAATATAACTACTTCCTAGTAACATCTGAACAATTACGTAAAGACCATTCATGGGTGGAAAAATCATGGCCTGTTGCAACAGACAAGCAATATAGCTACTTCGCAGATTTCAAAAATCCTATTGAAAACGGCAACTTTTTCTACTACAGCAGTAAAGCAGACAATCACAAGCTTTATAGAATCTCAAAAGACGGCAAAAACAAACAAAGAGTTAATAATGTACGCGCACCTTACTTCTCAATCGCTGGCAATAGCATCTACTTCAGTAACTATTCGAGCGGAGGACACTTATACAAGATGAATCTAGATGGTACAAAGCCTGTGAAATTGAATTCGATCCACTCTATCAATCTATCACTTAATGGTAATGTTCTTCACTTTACAAACAACGCGACAAAAGCGGCTATGAAAATGACAATTAAATAA